From one Rhineura floridana isolate rRhiFlo1 chromosome 4, rRhiFlo1.hap2, whole genome shotgun sequence genomic stretch:
- the COQ3 gene encoding ubiquinone biosynthesis O-methyltransferase, mitochondrial: MAGGWSVCRRALSLRGASCNHYGQPLRIVQRTFLKKCKNQLKYITFVGLTEEQSTVLLTKQLYSTSQKTVDPKEMRKFQLLAHKWWDEHGDYAALHSMNDIRVPFIRDTVLNMRNDHQLGSPLSGVKILDVGCGGGLLTEPLGRLGASVTGIDPLEDNIRTAEVHKSFDPVLAKRIQYKSCTLEDIVEEASETFDIIVASEVVEHVADVEAFIQCCGEVLKPEGSLFITTINKSQLSYIFGIVVAERVLGIVPIGTHDWEKFIPPEELERLLESNGFSVKAVKGMLYNPLFGSWSWTGSTSINYALHAVKSKMPECLDPELELGTEQLQTETSIRTAS, translated from the exons GTAATCACTATGGTCAACCTCTTCGAATAGTCCAAAGAACCttccttaagaaatgtaaaaatcaattaaaatatatcACATTTGTCGGTTTAACTGAAGAACAGAGCACAGT GTTACTCACAAAGCAACTATACAGCACTTCACAAAAAACAGTGGATCCAAAAGAGATGAGAAAATTCCAACTCTTGGCACATAAATGGTGGGATGAGCATGGAGATTATGCAGCCCTTCATTCTATGAATGATATCAGAGTGCCCTTTATTAG agatactgttttaaatatgagAAATGATCATCAACTGGGAAGCCCTCTCTCTGGTGTGAAGATCCTTGATGTTGGCTGTGGTGGTGGATTATTAACTGAG CCTCTAGGTAGACTGGGAGCTTCAGTTACTGGAATTGATCCTCTGGAGGACAACATTAGAACAGCAGAAGTACATAAATCATTTGATCCAGTCCTGGCTAAGAGAATACAGTACAAATCCTGTACACTAGAGGATATAGTGGAAGAGGCATCAGAAACATTTGACATCATTGTAGCCTCTGAAGTAGTGGAACATGTGGCTGATGTGGAAGCATTTATCCAGTGCTGCGGTGAAGTGTTAAAA CCGGAAGGTTCCTTATTTATTACTACAATCAACAAATCACAGTTGTCCTATATCTTCGGCATTGTAGTTGCTGAAAGAGTATTGGGCATTGTTCCAATAGGCACCCATGACTGGGAGAAGTTCATACCACCTGAAGAGCTAGAGCGGCTCCTAGAATCAA ATGGCTTTTCAGTCAAGGCAGTAAAAGGAATGTTATACAATCCCCTCTTTGGGTCCTGGAGCTGGACTGGAAGCACTAGTATTAACTATGCACTCCATGCTGTGAAATCAAAAATGCCAGAATGTTTGGATCCAGAACTAGAGTTGGGCACAGAGCAGCTCCAAACAGAAACTAGCATCAGAACCGCTAGTTAA